The following are encoded in a window of Haloplanus vescus genomic DNA:
- a CDS encoding metallophosphoesterase: protein MLTVCADTHGSDSAELTGRTREAVEAADLVLHAGDFTTGAVLDEFRDRAERLVAVHGNADTAAVQERLPSAATTTYAGVQIAMTHTEPGGTTALSLFGRQRGASLVVTGHTHRPTVDTPANGPTLLNPGSHAEPRGHRAAHAELWAPGHDDVPADLRADDAALVGTLRSPEGERLGEIRVPGED, encoded by the coding sequence ATGCTCACCGTCTGCGCCGACACGCACGGCAGCGACAGCGCGGAACTCACCGGACGCACGCGCGAGGCCGTCGAAGCCGCTGACCTCGTTCTCCACGCCGGCGACTTCACGACGGGCGCGGTGCTCGACGAGTTCCGCGACCGAGCGGAGCGACTGGTCGCCGTCCACGGCAACGCCGACACCGCCGCGGTGCAGGAGCGTCTCCCATCCGCGGCGACGACCACCTACGCCGGCGTCCAGATAGCGATGACCCACACCGAACCCGGCGGGACGACGGCGCTCTCGCTGTTCGGCCGCCAGCGAGGGGCGTCACTCGTCGTCACCGGTCACACGCACCGGCCGACGGTCGACACGCCCGCGAACGGCCCGACGCTTCTCAATCCGGGGAGCCACGCCGAGCCACGGGGGCATCGCGCCGCCCACGCCGAACTGTGGGCGCCGGGCCACGACGACGTCCCCGCGGACCTGCGCGCGGACGACGCCGCCCTCGTCGGGACGCTCCGCTCGCCGGAGGGCGAGCGACTCGGAGAGATTCGAGTGCCGGGCGAGGACTGA
- a CDS encoding cation diffusion facilitator family transporter, with translation MAGSKSVVLAALIANGAIAVLKFGAFLLTGSPSMLSETYHSISDTGNQVFLLVGIRYSGKSPNREHPFGYGKAQFFYSFLVSVLLFGIAGWESLKHGYDAILHGHSAAPGMVTFAGYTFDAVYVSVAVLLGAIAFESYAFVKAHAELRRQMNEYGWSGLVEAFRTTSDVTTLTAFTEDAIALGGAVVALVGIVLTRVTGNHIYDAVSAAVIGVLLMFFALALAWENKRLLLGESVPAGREAEFESIIADHPGVEHVDRFRTMFVGPTDILVTADVSFAADLDTGGIDDDIARIDEKLRAHDERVSFVYIEPEL, from the coding sequence ATGGCTGGCAGTAAGTCGGTCGTTCTGGCCGCACTCATCGCGAACGGCGCTATCGCCGTCCTGAAATTTGGCGCCTTCCTGCTCACCGGAAGCCCCTCCATGCTCTCGGAGACGTACCACTCTATCTCCGATACGGGCAATCAGGTGTTCTTGCTCGTCGGCATCCGATACAGCGGGAAGTCGCCGAATCGCGAACACCCCTTCGGCTACGGCAAGGCACAGTTCTTCTACAGCTTCCTCGTCTCCGTCCTCCTGTTCGGCATCGCGGGCTGGGAGAGTCTGAAACACGGCTACGACGCCATCCTCCACGGGCACTCCGCCGCCCCGGGGATGGTGACGTTTGCGGGCTACACCTTCGACGCCGTCTACGTCAGCGTGGCCGTCTTGCTCGGCGCCATCGCCTTCGAGAGCTACGCGTTCGTGAAGGCGCACGCCGAACTCCGGCGGCAGATGAACGAGTACGGCTGGTCGGGGCTGGTCGAAGCCTTCCGAACCACCAGCGACGTGACGACCCTCACCGCCTTCACCGAGGACGCCATCGCCCTCGGGGGTGCCGTCGTCGCCCTCGTCGGTATCGTCCTCACGCGCGTGACCGGGAACCACATCTACGACGCCGTCTCCGCGGCGGTCATCGGCGTCCTCCTCATGTTCTTCGCGCTCGCGCTGGCGTGGGAGAACAAGCGCCTCCTCCTCGGCGAGAGCGTACCCGCTGGCCGCGAAGCCGAGTTCGAGTCCATCATCGCCGACCACCCCGGCGTCGAACACGTCGACCGCTTCCGGACGATGTTCGTCGGCCCGACCGACATCCTCGTCACCGCCGACGTGAGCTTCGCCGCCGACCTCGACACCGGGGGCATCGACGACGACATCGCGCGCATCGACGAGAAACTCCGCGCCCACGACGAACGCGTGTCGTTCGTCTACATCGAACCGGAACTCTGA
- a CDS encoding aminopeptidase: MDPRIRTHAETIVDHSTRIEAGDNVVVTMPAEAEDLAVALHEALGERGANPVFMNNSERAARAYLRASDADDFETPSHQLALFEEADAFVIARGGANVSEQSDVSPDTNAAYRRAMRPVLDERLEKRWCLTQYPSSGHAQLAGMSTEAYEEFVWDAVTLDWDAQREHQAQMVDILDGADEVRIKSGDETDITMSVAGNPTLNDYGEHNLPGGEVFTAPVKESVEGYVHFDLPLYRKGKEIEDARLRFEDGKVVGHSAERNEDVLTGILETDEGARYLGELGIGMNRSIDQFTYNMLFDEKMGDTVHMAVGNAYADTVGEGNERNESAEHVDMIVDMSEESVIEVDGEVVQRDGTFVFEDGF, translated from the coding sequence ATGGACCCGCGCATTCGCACGCACGCAGAGACCATCGTCGACCACTCGACGCGAATCGAGGCCGGCGACAACGTCGTCGTCACCATGCCGGCGGAGGCGGAGGACCTCGCCGTCGCGCTCCACGAAGCGCTCGGCGAGCGGGGCGCCAACCCCGTCTTCATGAACAACTCCGAGCGCGCCGCGCGGGCGTATCTCCGCGCGAGCGACGCGGACGATTTCGAGACGCCGAGTCACCAGCTTGCCCTCTTCGAGGAAGCGGACGCGTTCGTCATCGCCCGCGGCGGCGCGAACGTCTCCGAGCAGAGCGACGTGTCCCCGGACACCAACGCCGCCTACCGCCGGGCGATGCGGCCCGTCCTCGACGAGCGACTGGAGAAGCGGTGGTGTCTCACGCAGTACCCCTCGTCCGGCCACGCCCAACTCGCCGGGATGAGCACCGAGGCCTACGAGGAGTTCGTCTGGGACGCTGTCACCCTCGACTGGGACGCCCAGCGTGAGCATCAGGCCCAGATGGTCGACATCCTCGACGGCGCCGACGAGGTGCGCATCAAGAGTGGCGACGAGACGGACATCACCATGTCCGTCGCGGGCAACCCGACGCTCAACGACTACGGCGAACACAACCTGCCCGGCGGCGAGGTGTTCACCGCGCCGGTCAAGGAGTCCGTCGAGGGGTACGTCCACTTCGACCTGCCGCTCTACCGGAAGGGCAAGGAAATCGAGGACGCACGGCTCCGCTTCGAAGACGGCAAGGTCGTCGGTCACAGCGCCGAGCGCAACGAGGACGTGCTCACCGGAATTTTGGAGACTGACGAGGGCGCCCGCTACCTCGGCGAACTCGGCATCGGGATGAACCGCTCTATCGACCAGTTCACGTACAACATGCTGTTCGACGAGAAGATGGGCGACACCGTCCACATGGCGGTCGGGAACGCCTACGCCGACACCGTCGGTGAGGGGAACGAGCGCAACGAGAGCGCCGAACACGTCGACATGATCGTCGACATGTCCGAGGAGTCGGTCATCGAAGTCGACGGTGAAGTCGTCCAGCGCGACGGCACCTTCGTGTTCGAAGACGGGTTCTAG